The region ACTGACGTTAACCGATAGTAAGTGTTGTGGTTATGTGCTTTAACTACAAATACTGCATAAAAATGCAGTCACTGTGGTTAAACCATGGTAAGTGCTGTGTTGCACAGTGCTTTTCATACACCGAGTAAGCAGTAGAGCTACTATGGTAAAATGACAAGTGCTGTGGTTACCATACGTACAAATACCACAGTAAAACTACATTTAAGGTGAAGCATGGTAtatgttgtggttattgtgcatcactttaacatttttaaatactatAGTTATAGTTTTAAGTACTATACTTTTCTTTTGAACCACTATAGTAAAgtgtattttactatatttttattagtatattttttttcatgtgcatggctacaaattaaaccaaaattaaaatatgtGGTTACCTGTATGCATCTTGAAGTCATCTAAATCCATCTTTTTACACACTATATCGCTTGTCTTTGGTCCATGTGGAGTTTTTGATATTTAGGAAATTATTGCCCTCATGGCAATAATTgtcatggtgtcatggctttgcaaatcaaaaaatgtcattataatggaagtcaatggggcaaaaacagccaccaacaacaaattagggggaaaacaattaaatctaatgctgcacaaaactaaaaatgcatcaaagccaatgttgctactaatctttgacatgcccaagactgttataaaaagtaaaaaaaaaaatccagccacaattacttttatattaaaaataagtcattttgtgtgttttcccccccaaatcagtgacatcatttatgaacttggcatttaaagagttaaaatcttgcatttaaaaaaaatatttggtagttttgatcaggactgaagttgattaacagatttatgccaaaaaaaatttgacacatttttacagcagtttaattgagtggatgttttcatcccgaacataacgaaagggtagtgaatttgaacaatgcacaagggttaaaaaatactttttgtacttaataataaatacaataaatatcacatactttaagacttttactcaagttatATTCTAAACGGTAACTTCAACatctaccaaagtcattttctggtaagatatctgtacttttacttgattttTGACTTTCAGGTACCTATACACCACTGCAGGGAAatcacatactgataaaaaaaaaaaattatatatatatatatatatatatatatatatatatatatatatatatagcctgaatgcactgtaagtcgctttggataaaagcatctgctaaatgcgtaaatgtaaatgtactgtgatgtgacagtctctctctctctctctctcacacacacacacacacacgcgcgcaatGTGCAAAACTCCACATCTGAACAGTCAATATCAAAAACTTAAACAAATAACAAACTATACTTACAGTGGTTGAGTTAGAATTGCCAGATTGCCATAGCAAattcagaattacctcctctcctttGTTCACTAaacggttgtccataaaatgtgttgtggTTCTGTTGTaacttgtaagtaatcttaaagattcctgaatgcatctactttcggaaggccaaataaagtgcttttgctttcgcctggAAACACACAGCATTTCCCTGACATGGGTGCTTTAACACTAACTGCtattactgaaaccacgccttctttctttgcatgaacatttgggtggcattatgcaaatattcccacatcATGATGCAGACATGTGGGGGAGTGATTGAATGAGCCGATTTAcaggggcgtggcagagtcttaatgttgataaagaatatctcttttgtttttgatactttagtctttgcaacttcagagatcggatcttatctatgcaaaatcagcttgtaacactccaaagagaaaggaaaacttgcatAACATGACACCTTTAAAGAAAGAAAGTGCaatgaacacatatatgggtcaaTAGGGACTCATTTAAtttacagtttgtttttcttgatgCTTCACTATCTCCTCACAACttatgataaatattttttgaattcatatttaaacattctaaaatacattcaaaatctgtatttttgtatttatttttgccgTTATCTAATAAATGTTGAATTATTAGTGTTTGCAGAAATTTTACAAGTCACCACTAAAATGCATGACTGTAATAACatactatttatttttcagaatttcagAATTCTGAAATTTCAGAAAATGCTATTCTTTTTTAAAACAAGATaccaattttaaaaagtaaataaaaccaaaataatataaaagaaaacaacagcacaaataaactgTAAACTATAAATTTTAATTTTCCCTCAAATGCTGTTTTCCTCCATAATGAAACATGTAAATGGTTCAATATGGCAATCCCACAGGGTATTTTAAGGTatgataaaatgcagcacttttCCATTTCTGTCTCAGAGGTTCCTGTCTCTCATACATACTACTGGTATGGCAAAAAGCACTGTGTCACTGCTTCTACTGCTGGTGGTGGTGCATGGTGTCTTTGTGCCAGCTTCAGCACAACTCTGCAGTCTGCTTGGTCACTCTGCATTTCCTGTACTTTCTGCAGAAAGAGACATCAACATTGGAGCGATTTTCTCAATTCACAGAAGTGCTCTGCTAAAGATGCACCCTTTCACTTCCAAACCAGAGCCAACAACATGCCTCAGGTCTGTATGatgatatatataattaataaaaataaaaaaataacatgaatgataaatatttgtcattttacaaAACCAATTATTTAATTTCACAGGTTAAATTTGCGTGAATTTAAATTTGCTCAGACATTTATTTTTGCCATTGAGGAGATAAATAACAGCACACAGCTTTTGCCTGGAGTTTCTTTGGGTTATAAAATATACGATGCCTGTAACTCTATAGCATTGGCTATCCTGTCAGGCATGTCTTTGATGAATGGTTATGAAAATATTTTGAGTGATATATCCTGCTCTCGATCACCAGCTGTCCAGGCCATTGTTGGAGAGTCGACATCTTCTCCTACCATAGCTTTGGCTACTGTGGTTGGGGCATTCAACATACCTGTTGTAAGAACTCTTGCTTATACTGATTAAGCATGACAAGTGTAAATATACAATAAGTGTACATATAGAAATCAGTGTTTTATATTGGTTAGATTttagcagtgtgtgtacacacacacacacacacacacacacatgttatcTGTATAATGATGATTTATCGTGCATAAACAAGGATCTAAAAAAGATATGGTTAATGTACTCTGCTTCTTTAAATTACAGATCAGTCATTTTGCCACATGCACATGCCTGAGTAACAGGAAAAGATATCCATCCTTCTTTAGAACAATACCCAGTGATTATTACCAAAGCAGAGCACTGGCACAGCTTGTCAAGTATTTTGGCTGGACCTGGGTTGGGACGGTCAGGAGTCGCAGTGACTATGGTAATAATGGGATAGCAGCATTTGAAGAGGCTGCAAAACAAGAAGGTATTTGCATTGAATACTCAGAAGCTGTATTAAGAACTGATCCACAAGAGCAGTTTCTGAAGACACTGGAAGTGATTAAAAAGGGCACAGCCAGGGTTGTGGTGGCTTTTATCTCATTTGGAGATTTTGCCCCCCTTGTGAAAGTAATTGCAGAACAAAACATCACAGGGCTGCAGTGGGTTGGCAGTGAATCCTGGATAACATCTCGAAATCTTGCAGAAACCAAGGAATACAGTTTCCTTTCTGGAGCTGTGGGCTTTGCTGTAGTAAATGCCAAGCTTCTGGGTCTGCGAGAGTTCCTAGTGAATCTGAACCCTAATCAAGAActaaaaaatgaacttttaaagGAATTCTGGGAAACAGCTTTTCAGTGTTCTTTCAGAACCAGTGGTAGTAATGCCTGTACTGGCTCAGAGAAACTGGCAGAGCTGCAAAATGAATATACTGATGTATCTGAGCTACGAATAGAACATAAAGCTTACACTGCAGTGTATGCTGTTGCACACACACTGCATAATGTTTTAAAAGACTTTAAATCATCCACCAACAACAGCAAAGGAGAGCTGCCCACACCAAAAAAAGTAagagcataaaaaatattttagaaaaatcgTAGAAAAATCATACTAAAATGAATGATGTTTCTGGCCTTTCCTTTGAGGTATTGCAATATATGAGAGATGTGAGCTTCACTATGAAAACaggtgagaatatattttttgatgCAAGTGGTGATCCAGTGGCAATATATGACCTGGTGAACTGGCAGCCTGCTGAGGATGGAAGATTACAGTTTGAGAATGTGGGTGTCTATGACAGCTCACTGCCTTTAGAGCAACGTCTTCAAGTTAATCAGGAACACATACTATGGGCAGGGAAGAGAGCACAGGTACATCAATGATATAATAATTTCATGAAAACAAGCAATTAATTTAACAAATCAAACCATTATTTGGGCATCTTATTGAAAGAACATTTTGCTACAGTTGCCTGTGTCCGTGTGCAGTGAAAGCTGCCCCACTGGAACTAGAAAGACTGTGCAGAAAGGTCGGCCTGTTTGCTGTTATGACTGTACTCCATGTGCAGAAGGAGAAATCAGTAATAGCACAGGTAAATTAGCACATGCTGGTTAACTTTCTTTAAAGTATGACAAAGTGGAGCATAATACTGTCCATTGGTCATGTAACTTTATGATGCATTttccatttaaacaatattttcttgAAATTCCTTCACAGATTCTAGTGACTGCTTTCCTTGTGATTTGGAGTACTGGTCGAATGAAAGCAGAGACAGATGTGTATTAAAAGTGGTTGAATTCCTTTCCTATACAGAAATCATGGGGATGGTGCTTTGCATTTTCTCCTTCATTGGCGTATTATTAACAGCAATGGTATCTTTTCTGTTTTATCTCCATAAAGAAACACCTATTGTCAGAGCCAACAACTCAGAGCTGAGCTTCCTGTTGCTCTTCTCGCTCTCACTGTGTTTTCTCTGTTCATTAATTTTCATTGGCCGGCCCACTGAGCTGTCCTGTATGTTGCGTCACACAGCATTTGGGATCACTTTTGTCCTTTGTATCTCCTGTGTTCTGGGGAAAACATTGGTAGTCTTAATGGCCTTCAGAGCTACACTTCCAGGAAGTGATGTCATGAAATGGTTTGGGCCTGCACAGCAACGACTCAGTGTTGTTTCCTTAACATTAATACAGGTGATTGTCTGTGTGCTTTGGTTAACAATATCCCCTCCTTTCCCATATATGAATTTAAGTTATTATAGAGAAAAAATCATTCTAGAATGTAATGTAGGTTCAGCTCTTGGTTTCTGGGCTGTTCTGGGTTATACTGGCCTGCTATcaagtttgtgttttgttttagctTTTCTTGCTCGGAAGCTCCCTGATAACTTCAATGAAGCCAAGTTCATCACATTCAGTATGCTCATATTCGGTGCTGTCTGGCTCACATTTATCCCAGCTTATGTCAGTTCTCCTGGAAAATTTACTGTAGCTGTGGAGATATTTGCCATTTTAGTTTCAAGTTTTGGTTTACTATTTTGCATATTTGCCCCAAAatgttacataattttgctaaaaccagagaaaaacacaaagaaacaaatgATGGGGAAATCTTCAACAGCTCTTTGAAACCAGAGTTAATCATATAACTGATTAAAGGCCAATAGGCCAGCTCTATCAAATGCATTTCTCCCACAGGCTGTGGCAGGCTCTGCAGTGTAGGCCGGGTCAGCACTAGACACAGTGGACTCTCAGTGACCATCTCCATCACAGCCATATTCTGGACCTGCATTATGTACTTTCTAATAAGAAATGATATTGACTTTTTGCAGTTAACAACAAATGGAAGTTACTTTTTAATGTATTGAATTTATATCTTTAGTTTTCTACATTTTCTACATTACTGTTGTTTTAACAGTAAACAGTATAGACATgcgtacatttaaaatattattacctttatttaaatagcacTTTATAGAATGCACATTGTTTTAAATGAGTTCTAAAGTAATTAAAAGGTTAAATGTTTAGCTCATGCATATGCTATAAATTTATATAAGCAGGTGAAACACTGAGCCTCATACATATGCTAATATTAAGTACATACTAATTTATTTTGACTGTATTATAACttcagcaacataaaaaaaaaaacaattctaggattaaatttgtaaaaacaatttcCCCATATCAGACAATGACTTTCCTAAAATGTAGTAATCACTTCATGACCTTTGTATGGATATTTATTAGCATGCATGCAGATGTAACCTGTTACAAAACCTTCTATAAAACTGGCAGACATTAGTGATTCATTTCAATTTCATGCTGCGCTGTATAGTTTTGTTTGTTCcagtaaatgcattaatttatatataacttATGTACTTGTAACCCTGtataatttaacaaattaattttcaataatgaaataattactCATATCCAAGGCTTGTAGCAAAAtattagtacagaccaaacgtttggaaacattactatttttaatgtttttgaaagaagtttcttctgttcatcaagcctgcatttatttgatcaaaaatacagaaaaaacagtaatattgtgaaatattattacaacttaaaataatcgttttgtatttgaatatactttaaataaataatttattcctgtgatgcaaagctgaattttcagcatcattactccagccttcagtgtcacatgtaacatccagtctatcacatgatcatttagaaatcattctaatattttgatttatgagtgttggaaacagttctgctgtctaatatatttgatgaataaaaggttaaaaagaacttcatttattaaaaaaaaaaaattctaataatatatattctaataatatattttctttactatcactttttatcaatttaacccatccttgctgaataaaagtattgattttatttaaaaaaaaagaaagaaagaaaaaattactcaccccaaattactgaccagtagtgtatattgttattacaaaatatttatattttaaaaacatagcttctttttttttttttttttttactttttattcatcaaagtaacctaaaaaaagtatcacatgttctgaaaaaatattaggcagcagaactgtttccaactttgataatgaatcatcatattagaataatttctaaaggatcatgtgataatgatcctaaaaattcaactttgcatcacagaaataaatgataatttaaagtataataaatttaaaaacaattattttaaattgtaataatatattacaatattcacatttttgtgtttttgatcaaataaatgcaggcttgatgagcagaagaaacttcttttaaaaaaacataaaaaatagtaatgtttccaaacttttggtcagtactgtatacaatgttttattaatgGGGGTCATATACTAAACTTATTGCAGTATTCCACTGTATAGCCCCCTAAAAATGGCCTAGTGACGCCCATGGGTGATGATAGGGGAGGACGCTGTCAAAGAAATTAACAAAATCCTGTTATCTGACAACACGATTACACATCGCATTGATGACATGGTTGCTGATATAGAAACACTACTAAATGAAATACTTAACAAAATGGCACATTTGCACTCCAAATTGATCATTCTACAGATTCCAGTGGGCACTGTCATCTCCTGGCCAGTGTGCATACACAGATttttattgtcaaaaaaaaaggggcattctaatatgctgatttattatcagtgttgaaacagttgtgctgcttaatattttttggaacctgtgttacttttttctttgattaataaaaagttaaaaagaacaacatttatttaaaaaaaaaaaaaatagaaatcttttctaacaagtCTTTGCTATcaattttatcaatttaacacatccttactgaataaagtttctttaatgtatttttaaagtttctttaaaaaagaaagaaaaaatgtctgACCCCAAACagacatttgtgtgtgtgcgctgtaCAGGGTTTAAAGATTAATGTTTTTGCTCAGATGCTTGAAATGGCCACTCAATGGAGAAAAGTTTTgctcagcaagaaaaaaaaagacaaaaaaaaaaaaacttgtttcatTGATTTATGT is a window of Carassius carassius chromosome 23, fCarCar2.1, whole genome shotgun sequence DNA encoding:
- the LOC132101160 gene encoding extracellular calcium-sensing receptor-like; amino-acid sequence: MAKSTVSLLLLLVVVHGVFVPASAQLCSLLGHSAFPVLSAERDINIGAIFSIHRSALLKMHPFTSKPEPTTCLRLNLREFKFAQTFIFAIEEINNSTQLLPGVSLGYKIYDACNSIALAILSGMSLMNGYENILSDISCSRSPAVQAIVGESTSSPTIALATVVGAFNIPVISHFATCTCLSNRKRYPSFFRTIPSDYYQSRALAQLVKYFGWTWVGTVRSRSDYGNNGIAAFEEAAKQEGICIEYSEAVLRTDPQEQFLKTLEVIKKGTARVVVAFISFGDFAPLVKVIAEQNITGLQWVGSESWITSRNLAETKEYSFLSGAVGFAVVNAKLLGLREFLVNLNPNQELKNELLKEFWETAFQCSFRTSGSNACTGSEKLAELQNEYTDVSELRIEHKAYTAVYAVAHTLHNVLKDFKSSTNNSKGELPTPKKVLQYMRDVSFTMKTGENIFFDASGDPVAIYDLVNWQPAEDGRLQFENVGVYDSSLPLEQRLQVNQEHILWAGKRAQLPVSVCSESCPTGTRKTVQKGRPVCCYDCTPCAEGEISNSTDSSDCFPCDLEYWSNESRDRCVLKVVEFLSYTEIMGMVLCIFSFIGVLLTAMVSFLFYLHKETPIVRANNSELSFLLLFSLSLCFLCSLIFIGRPTELSCMLRHTAFGITFVLCISCVLGKTLVVLMAFRATLPGSDVMKWFGPAQQRLSVVSLTLIQVIVCVLWLTISPPFPYMNLSYYREKIILECNVGSALGFWAVLGYTGLLSSLCFVLAFLARKLPDNFNEAKFITFSMLIFGAVWLTFIPAYVSSPGKFTVAVEIFAILVSSFGLLFCIFAPKCYIILLKPEKNTKKQMMGKSSTAL